In Nitrospira sp., the genomic stretch CTGCCTTCAGCGCTGGATCAATGTACTCGGCTCTGGTTTCGGCTTCGTTCATGCGTCTCCACCACTACCGAGTTGCAACTCCAGGGATTGTCTGACCAATCCAATCACATACGGCAGCTCGTCCGCTTTGGAGAGGCTAATTTCCACATCGCCATTGCCCCAGCGCCCCATGCCCGCGACATCTCTGCACAGCCCCTTGGGGTCATTCACCTCGGCGAAGTCCATATTGATCGAAAGGAGTAATCGCTTCGCCTGTGGAATCACGTCCACAAAGTTGGTCTCAGCCTTATAAGCCACATACAGCTTCAGAAATTCCTCGCTCACGCACGGGTCGAGCCCGAGCACCGCTTTGCGAAAGGCCTTGAAGAGATCTCGGACAGTACTTCCGTACATGTCGCTGCCCCTCGCCAAGTAAGGATGGTCTTCGATGGTGTACTCCGCGACGGCATCGGCTTTCGGACGGTAGGCATCCAGAATATCGCGGGGCAGCACAGGGGCGGACCAAACGTTGACCGCAAGGTCTGCAAGCTTGCCAGCGCGGACCTTGATTGCGCCTTCGCTCCAAGACTCCAACGCACCAAGTCCCTGATTGAGTTTGAGCGGGCTTTGCTTCAACCCTTTCTCCGGAGCATCCGGCATGTCCCGTTTATCGTCAAAGGGCCGATCACTATAGTCGGAGTTGTAGGCGGTCAGCGTTAGATTGCCGAGTGTGTGCAACCAGGTTTTCTGAACCGTCTGCCAGCCTTCGCCGAGCGCTTCGCGCCATTTGGGCGAGAGGTTTTCATTCTGCGGCAAGATATGCTCGATGGTGTATTCGTCTACCATCACACGCTCTTTGCGACCGTGATTCTCCAAACGGCGCAACCAATAACTGCGACTGCGGAAGTTGTAGAGATCGCGGGTTTGTAAATCTCGGCGGAACTCGTCGTCTGTGGGGAATCGTCGGTAGGACGGCAGCAACAAATAGTGCGCCTGTATGCTCTCGAAATAGCGGTCCTTCTTCAGCGCCTTAGTGAAGGTGGCAAACGTCTTATTCATCGAATTGGTCGGGATCGCGCAGATGGCACGACGGAATACATACGCTTCGATAAGACGCACACTCGCCAGTAAGGCGGCTTTGGGTAGAGTGTTAGCCTTGTAGTCGTGATATAGCTCCAGCAGGAACGGATACGCCACATCCACTTTCAGCTCGCGCAGGTCTTGGAAGGCCAACTTGAGGTCGGCGTCGGGTTCGCTGCCCAGCGCCATCGCGCAGAAATGTCGGGCGTAGTCACGAATCTCATGAACCAGGCTTTCGATGTGGCTTTTATCATCAGTGGCATCGGCCCGTGAGTCTCGCGCATGGCCTTTGAAGGCGTCGTAAACGGCATTGATATTGGGAATTTCGCCCGTCTTGACAGTGAGGTAATGCCGCATGAAGCCATCGAAGTGCGTGCCATAGGCTTCCTGCCCGAAATCCAACTCCATGGGGCGCCAGAACTGCTCGTACAGCCGCGCTTGCAGAACTGGTTCAAGCCCCATCAAAATGAAGTTGCGGATAAGATCGGCCTGACTCAACTCCTTGCCAGTTGAGTTCATGCTTTCGAAAATGAGCTGCGGGTTGTCCTGATCGCGGGTCAGCGCGATGTCCACGACGACCAACTTCGCCAGCCCCTTGCACAACGTAGCGAGTTCGACCTTGTCTTCCGCAATCCATTTTTCAAACGACCCGTAATTCGCCGTGATGCGGAGGGACGGATGTTGAGGCGACTCCTCATTACCAACAATGGCAGTGAGCGAGGCCTTGTCAGTTTGGGACAGCAACAGCTTGAAGTGACGTTCACCAGATTCTTCCGGATTGAGCAGGTAATAATTCTTGATCTTACGCTGCGAGAAGCCGTCAAACGGTTCGCCTTCTCCCACTGCTTTGGCGAGAGCCGCCAGCAACAGCGATACCGTGGTCAGGCGCTGCTGGCCGTCAATGACGAGGAGCGGGGCTTGATGCGTGACTTGGGATACGCCGCTCTCGACATACACGATGGAACCGACGAAATGGACGGTGATCTTATCGCTGCGGCCACAACGTACAATGTCGTCCCACAGTTGGCGGCATTCCTTCTCGGTCCACGAATAGGTGCGTTGATATATCGGAATGACGAACTGGGGCGACTTCTTGAGGAGATCAAGCAATCTGGCTTCGGTGGCTTTCATCGCGTGAGTCCTTCGGCTCCGTTCACAGTACGACCCTACAGTGCTCCGCTGAACGCTTGGTGCAGCAGCGACTTCTTCAACGCATCCAGCGCGGCGAGCTTTCGCTGGTAGATGGATTCGAGGCGTTGGCTTTCTTCGCGAAGAGCATTTAATTGCTCGGCAATCTGCCGTTGTGTTTCTAATGGCGGCATTGGAATCAGGTATGATTTGATGTCGCCAAGGTTGATATGTGGATGGGCTGCTCCTACTGCCGCTCTCGTAGCCTGCTCACGACCTATTGAGCCATTCAACACGTAGAGGAGGAATGAAGCGTCGAGTTTTGAGGAGGGTCGAAACAGGCACATTCCTTGGGAAAGGCAGACACGAGGCGACCTCGGCAGCAGTGCCGCCCAACCATAACTAAGTTCCCTCGAATAGACGATGTCCCCTGGCTTTGGTTTGTACCTTTTTGACTGAATCTCATATTCCTCTTCGCAGACTCGCAATGCCCCTTCCAAGTTGAGTTTTCCATTCACTACGTCACGCGGGCGCAAAGCTGGGATTCCGTCGTCCGCGTATTTTGGCGTCCGATGGGCACTATCCACAAAGAGATCACACACCGAAACAAGTTGAAGATTTTCCCATCCCTTACCGCGCTGAGTGAAAACGGATTGGAGGTGGCTTTCGAAGAGGGCGCGGGCGTTGCGGAGGTTCTTTTCGGCGTTGGCCTTGGCGGTGGCCAGGCCCTCAAACGCTTCGTCGAGGATACCAACGATCCGCTGTTGCTCGAAGAGCGATTCTGGATAGTGTACCGGGAACTTTTCAGCCAAGGCGGACCGAGCCAATTCCGTTTGGCCTCCACAACCCTCGCCAGCTTCCTTGATGGCGTCTTCGATGACCACGAGCATGTAGCCGAAGAACTCCGGATAGAACTTCCCCGGAGTAGGACGAACAATGGTCACATGCGAATCAACAGTCGTCGGCTCCAGAGGAGCTTCACGAAGTTGTGCAACACGACCAAGCGTCCCTGTTCCAGTGGAGTTGACGAGCACGTCCCCGGCTTGGATCAGCCTTTCACTTCCAACCTTCTTTGCCCGCGCATCATGTCTGCGTGAGGGTTCATAGCTGACGCGATGATCACGAATGCACTTCTGGTTCAGGACACAAATCCCTCCACTTTCGAGATACCTGGGAGAAATGCCGCGATTCAGAAATGAGCAGACTTCGCCAAGACTCTTTGTCTTCCACCCATTCTTCATAGCAACGCTCTGATGTTCCCCAAGACCTCCGCGCTCTCCGCATCCAGCGCGGAGATCTCGTCCATGATCTCTTTCGGGCTGCGGTGCGTCACCATCTCGCCGCCATTCGGGTTCTTCACAGAAAGGTCAAAGGTTGTCTGGTCGATGCTCTTGGCATCCACGCTCCAACTCTTCGGTGAGTCACCTGAGGTCTTTTGCAACTTCACGAACTCTTTTAGGTCGTCGTCATTCAGCGGATTGCTCTTTCCGAGGCTGCGGCCTGGGTCGAGTTGGTAGAACCAGACTTTACGTGTGGGTGCGCCTTTCTCGAAGAAGAGCACTACGGTCTTCACGCCCGCACCCTGGAACGTACCGCCGGGACAATCGAGCACCGTGTAGAGGTTGCAACTTTCCAGCAGGAGTTTTCTCAAACTCACCGAAGCATTGTCGGTATTGGAGAGGAAGGTATTCTTAATGACCACTCCACCGCGTCCACCCGCTCTCAGCATCTTGATGAAGTGTTGGAGAAAGAGAAAGGCCGTCTCGCCGGTGCGGATGGGGAAGTTCTGCTGCACTTCTTTCCGCTCTTTCCCGCCGAAGGGGGGATTGGCCAGCACGACGTCATAGCGGTCCTTCTCCTGAATGTCGGCGAGGTTCTCGGTGAGCGTGTTGGTGTGGATGATGTTCGGTGCCTCGATGCCATGCAGAATCATGTTCATGATCGCCATGACGTAGGCGAGGGACTTCTTTTCCTTCCCGTAGAAGGTGCGGGTTTGGAGCGTGGTGAGGTCTTTCGTCGTCAGGTTGCCCTTTGACTTCAAGTAGTCGAAGGCCTCGCACAAGAAGCCCGCCGACCCGCAGGCCCCGTCGTAGATCTTGTCGCCGATCTTCGGTTTGACCACCTGCACCATGGCGCGAATGAGCGGACGCGGGGTGTAATACTCGCCGCCGTTGCGCCCGGCGTTGCCCATGTTCTTGATCTTGGCTTCGTAGAGGTGCGACAGCTCGTGCTTCTCCGTCTGGGAGCGGAAACGCAGCTCGTCGATGTGGTCGATGATCTCACGCAGGTTGTAGCCGCTCTGGATCTTGTTCTTGATCTCGCCGAAGATTTCGCCGATCTTATATTCGATCGTATTCGGCCCGCTGGCCTTCTGCTTGAAGCTGTGCAGGTAGGGAAAGAGCTTCAGGTTGACGAA encodes the following:
- a CDS encoding N-6 DNA methylase; the encoded protein is MFEQAFRNIDDVLRKEAGCTTELDYTEQTSWLLFLKYLDGLEQDKADEAKLEGKRYSFILDKDFRWESWAAPKGKDGKLDHNKAMTGSDLSEFVNLKLFPYLHSFKQKASGPNTIEYKIGEIFGEIKNKIQSGYNLREIIDHIDELRFRSQTEKHELSHLYEAKIKNMGNAGRNGGEYYTPRPLIRAMVQVVKPKIGDKIYDGACGSAGFLCEAFDYLKSKGNLTTKDLTTLQTRTFYGKEKKSLAYVMAIMNMILHGIEAPNIIHTNTLTENLADIQEKDRYDVVLANPPFGGKERKEVQQNFPIRTGETAFLFLQHFIKMLRAGGRGGVVIKNTFLSNTDNASVSLRKLLLESCNLYTVLDCPGGTFQGAGVKTVVLFFEKGAPTRKVWFYQLDPGRSLGKSNPLNDDDLKEFVKLQKTSGDSPKSWSVDAKSIDQTTFDLSVKNPNGGEMVTHRSPKEIMDEISALDAESAEVLGNIRALL
- a CDS encoding restriction endonuclease subunit S, which produces MKNGWKTKSLGEVCSFLNRGISPRYLESGGICVLNQKCIRDHRVSYEPSRRHDARAKKVGSERLIQAGDVLVNSTGTGTLGRVAQLREAPLEPTTVDSHVTIVRPTPGKFYPEFFGYMLVVIEDAIKEAGEGCGGQTELARSALAEKFPVHYPESLFEQQRIVGILDEAFEGLATAKANAEKNLRNARALFESHLQSVFTQRGKGWENLQLVSVCDLFVDSAHRTPKYADDGIPALRPRDVVNGKLNLEGALRVCEEEYEIQSKRYKPKPGDIVYSRELSYGWAALLPRSPRVCLSQGMCLFRPSSKLDASFLLYVLNGSIGREQATRAAVGAAHPHINLGDIKSYLIPMPPLETQRQIAEQLNALREESQRLESIYQRKLAALDALKKSLLHQAFSGAL
- a CDS encoding DUF262 and DUF1524 domain-containing protein, encoding MKATEARLLDLLKKSPQFVIPIYQRTYSWTEKECRQLWDDIVRCGRSDKITVHFVGSIVYVESGVSQVTHQAPLLVIDGQQRLTTVSLLLAALAKAVGEGEPFDGFSQRKIKNYYLLNPEESGERHFKLLLSQTDKASLTAIVGNEESPQHPSLRITANYGSFEKWIAEDKVELATLCKGLAKLVVVDIALTRDQDNPQLIFESMNSTGKELSQADLIRNFILMGLEPVLQARLYEQFWRPMELDFGQEAYGTHFDGFMRHYLTVKTGEIPNINAVYDAFKGHARDSRADATDDKSHIESLVHEIRDYARHFCAMALGSEPDADLKLAFQDLRELKVDVAYPFLLELYHDYKANTLPKAALLASVRLIEAYVFRRAICAIPTNSMNKTFATFTKALKKDRYFESIQAHYLLLPSYRRFPTDDEFRRDLQTRDLYNFRSRSYWLRRLENHGRKERVMVDEYTIEHILPQNENLSPKWREALGEGWQTVQKTWLHTLGNLTLTAYNSDYSDRPFDDKRDMPDAPEKGLKQSPLKLNQGLGALESWSEGAIKVRAGKLADLAVNVWSAPVLPRDILDAYRPKADAVAEYTIEDHPYLARGSDMYGSTVRDLFKAFRKAVLGLDPCVSEEFLKLYVAYKAETNFVDVIPQAKRLLLSINMDFAEVNDPKGLCRDVAGMGRWGNGDVEISLSKADELPYVIGLVRQSLELQLGSGGDA